One genomic segment of Choristoneura fumiferana chromosome Z, NRCan_CFum_1, whole genome shotgun sequence includes these proteins:
- the LOC141443799 gene encoding retinol dehydrogenase 12-like, translating to MVSQQLIYAAAVPVSVVLAIGLIRRWRSRKWAKCLSNTCLRGKTFLITGANSGIGLETAKGLVRRKGRVIFACRDIAKAKQAITQIRAAQPTGGELIPMQLDLASFESIENFVEVIKAGFYKIDVLINNAGVAIPLKKALKTKEGFEIHFGVNHLGHFYLTNLLLDHLKKAAPSRIVIVSSTLHEQGKIDFDDLNLKKDTELAVQGKLKGRHNPAYNNSKLMNAYFGRALADRLKDYGVDVYNCCPGFCYTNLFRDSIRWYHYILMAPVFLMFMRTAKQGSETVVFCASDYSVEGISGRFYRDCAEYSSKYQFNKEVEEKLWQVSEELVKARRPL from the exons ATGGTGTCACAGCAATTGATTTACGCGGCAGCGGTGCCTGTTTCCGTGGTATTGGCGATTGGGTTGATCCGTAGATGGAGGTCTCGAAAATGGGCGAAATGCTTAAGTAACACTTGTTTGAGGGGTAAGACCTTCCTGATTACGGGTGCGAACAGTGGGATAGGGTTGGAGACAGCGAAAGGCCTGGTCAGGCGCAAGGGTAGAGTGATATTCGCGTGCCGAGACATAGCGAAGGCTAAGCAAGCTATTACGCAGATTCGAGCGGCGCAGCCCACTGGGGGCGAGCTG ATCCCCATGCAGCTGGATCTCGCTTCGTTCGAATCCATCGAGAACTTTGTGGAAGTGATCAAGGCAGGCTTCTACAAGATTGACGTGTTGATCAACAATGCTGGTGTTGCTATACCCCTCAAGAAGGCTCTGAAGACCAAAGAAGGCTTCGAGATACACTTTGGTGTTAACCATCTGGGACACTTCTACTTGACTAATCTACTGTTGGACCATCTTAAAAAGGCTGCACCGAGCAG AATCGTTATAGTATCATCAACGCTCCATGAGCAGGGGAAAATCGACTTTGATGACTTGAACCTAAAGAAGGATACTGAACTGGCGGTGCAGGGCAAACTCAAAGGTCGTCACAATCCTGCTTACAACAACTCTAAGCTCATGAATGCGTACTTCGGGAGAGCGTTGGCGGACAGACTCAAGGATTATGGCGTCGACGTTTACAACTGCTGTCCGGGATTTTGTTATACCAACTTGTTCAG GGACTCGATAAGGTGGTATCACTACATTCTGATGGCACCCGTGTTTCTAATGTTCATGAGGACAGCCAAACAA GGCTCAGAGACCGTAGTATTCTGCGCTTCAGACTACAGCGTCGAGGGCATAAGCGGCAGGTTTTACCGCGATTGCGCCGAATATAGCTCCAAATACCAGTTCAACAAGGAGGTGGAAGAGAAACTGTGGCAAGTTAGCGAGGAGCTGGTCAAAGCCAGGAGACCCTTGTGA